The Skermanella rosea sequence ATGCCGTCCATGGCGAGGCCGCGCCAGCGGCGGACGGCATCGAAGTGATGGAGCGCGTCGGCCCAGAAGGTCGCGCCACCGGTGGATGTCGGCCGCCTGTCCTCGGTCATCTAGATCAGCTTTCCTTTTTTCGAGCGGCTCCCGGCCGTCACCTTGGAAGAGCCTTGTAACACACGCCGGGCTCATCCGGACAAGCAGACATCGCGGCTTCATCGACGAAGCGTCGCGCCTGCGCATCCGACTTCGCCTGTCCCTGGTTCCGTCCGCGCGGGATCGTGGCCAGTATAGGGCAGATCACCTTCCTGAGGTTTCTTAATATTGACAGGGAAACTATTCCATTACGGACAGGAACGACCGTTCTATCTTTTTACTCAGGTAGTAACCCTAAGCATTCCATGATATCGATCGAAGCGCGGCCGGAACATAACCTCCCTGTCCCGGATAACATAACCAGTTATGGAATGCATGAAAAGGATCAGGCTCCTCTGGACTCTTGAGTGCAGTCTGGCGATTTCCTTGGTTGCCAACGCGGTCCAGGCGGGCGTGATACTCGACCTGTCGGCAGTGCTGACCGCCTTCTTCGCGGCGATGCCGGCCATGCTGTTCGCCGTCATGCGTTGCCGGATGGGCCGCATGCTCATCGACGAGCAGGTGCTTGGGCAAACGTCCGAAATACTGGAAAGCGTCGGCGACGCCTTCTATGCGGTGGATCGCCATTTCAGGTTCACCTATCTGAACCGCAAGGCGCTGGAACAGATCGGCAGGCCTCGGGGCCAGCTGATAGGTCGGCCGTTCCTCGATGTCTTCCCCCAGGCCGAGGGGTCGGGGCTCCACGACAGCTGCATCCAGGTCATGCGCGACGGCAAGGCGCGGGAGTTCGTCGGAGTCTCCCCGATCCTCAAGCGCTGGAAATCCTACCTCGTGCTGCCCCGGCCGGACGGCGGCCTGCTGGTGCATTCCCGCGACATATCCGCCCAGAAGGCGGCGGAAGCCGCGATGCACGAAAGCGAGAAGCGCCTCCGATTGGCGGCACATGCCGCGCGGTTCGGCACTTACGACTGGGATGTCGCGAACGGCCTGCTGTTCTGGTCGCCGGAGAGCCACGCGATCCACGGATTCCACTGCTCCGGATCGATCGTCTGCGAACAGGCCTTCCGCCTGATCCACCCGGAGGACAGGGGCCGCGTCGCGGTGGCGGTCGAACGCGGGCTGGACCCGGGCGGGACGGGCTTCTGGTCGATCGACTACCGCATCGTGCGGCCGGACGGACAGACCCGCTGGATCAACGCCCAGTCGCATGTCGTCTTCGAGGGGGAGCGCGGTGACCGCAAGGCGATCAGGGTGATCGGCACGTTGCAGGACGTCACGGACCGCAAGGCGGCCCAGCAGGCGCTCCTGAGCGAGCGCATGCGGTTCAAGACCGTGGTCGAGCATGTGCCGGTCGGGCTCCTGCTGGTGGAGGTCCCGTCCGGGCGGACCCTGGTCGGGAACCGCCAGGCGGAGCGGATCACGGGATGCAGGATCCCGGAGAACCCCGACGTCTGGCTGCTGGAGCGCTGGAAGGGCTATGACGAGAACGGCCGGGAAATCGCCGCCGACGACCAGCCGCTCGCCATCACCATGGCAACCGGCGAGCCGGCAGAGCTGACCGCCCTGAGCCCTCGGGACGACGGTTCGATAGCCTGGTTGCGGATCACCAGCGCACCGATCCGCGATCCCGACGGAACCGTCACCGGGATCGTCGTGACCATAGTGGACATCGATGCCGAGCGGCGCGGCGCGGATACCCTGCGGGACAGCGAGGCCAGGCTCCGGCGCGCGGTGGAGAATGCCCCGTTCCCGGTCATGGTCCATGCGGAGGATGGAACCGTCGTACATCTCAGCCGGGCATGGCTGTCGATCACCGGCTACGCCGCCGAGGATCTCCGGACCATGGCCGGCTGGACCCGTCTCGCCTACGGCGATGGCGCCGATCCGGTCATGGCCCGGGTACGGTCCCTGTTTCAACAGGACTGCCCGATCGACGAGAGGGAGAACGTGGTGCGGACGGCCGACGGATCGCGCCGGACCTGGAGTTTCCGCTCGGCGCCGATCGGCCGGGACATCGACGGGCGCCGGCTGGTCGTCACCATGGCGGTGGACCTGACCGAGCGCAAGGAGAACGAAGCCCGGCTTCACCTGCTGATGCGCGAGGTCGACCATCGCGCCAAGAATGTCCTGGCCGTCGTGCAGTCGATCCTGCATCTGACGCGTGCCGAGGACCCTGCGGACTTCACGGCCGCGATCGAGGGCCGCCTTGCGGCCATGGCCCGTGCCCACACCCTGTTGGCCGCCAGCCGCTGGTCCGGTGCCGACCTCGCAGCCCTGATCGTCGATGAACTGGCCCCGTTCGCCAGCGTCGGCCGGATCGCCGTCCAGGGACCCGCCGTGTCGATCGCTGCGGAAGCCGCCCAGGCCGTGGCCATGTGCCTGCACGAACTGTCCACCAACGCCGCCAAATACGGTGCCCTGTCGGCTCCCGCCGGCCGCCTGGAACTGACGTGGCGGATGGAGGGGCAGGAGGGAGGCCTTGTCCTGGATTGGAGGGAGACCGGCGGCCCTCCCGTGGCGCCGCCCGAGCGCGCGGGTTTCGGCTCGATGGTCCTTCGGCAGACGGTGGAGAGCCAGCTGGGTGGCGAACTGGTCCTCGACTGGAACCCGGCGGGACTGTGCTGCCGGATCGCGCTGCCCGCTGACTGCTTCTCGGTCGCGGCAGCCGCCGAGCCGATGAGCGAAGCCGTCGATCAAGGGGCGGCGGCGAAGCGGGCCGGTCCGGGCGCGCGCGTCCTCGTCGTGGAGGACGAGGCGCTGACGGCGCTCGCCATGGAACAGGTCCTGCTCGATGCCGGCCTCGCCGTGCTCGGGCCGGTGGGGCGGGTCGAAGACGCCCTGGAACTCCTGGGTGAAACCGTTCCCGACGTCGCCGTGCTGGACGTCAACCTTTTCGGCCGGACGGTTTTCCCGGTGGCCGAGCGGCTTCAGGCACTCGGCGTCCCCTTCCTGTTCTGCTCCGGCTATTCAAGGCTGGATGACATCAGCGACAAGCTGAGGCAGGTTCCCCTTCTGGCCAAGCCGGTACTCGCCGATCATCTCATCGCGACCTTGTCCGACCTGATGGCGAAATACGAGGCCAAGGTCAGCTGATGCGGGCCGGATGTCGGCGGGCGCCTCCCGCCGGGGAAGACGGGACACGCAAGAAAAAAGCCGCTCGGGGAATGCCCGAGCGGCTCGAGTTTTACAGGGAGGAAACGCTGCCCAAAGGACATCGTGAGAGGGACTGTAAGTCGATAATGGTTAACAAGCTGTGAGCGACCTCACAGGTTCTGAGAAAAATCGGGCCTGACGGCGGATTGCATTTGGACCAATTTGTCGCACCCTTCCCCAGGTGCACTTCTCTTGCAGGAAAACGCGTATTTCGCGCATTCGCGAGGATGGGGTCTATCTTTCAGAACTCTTCCAGCCGCTTGGGGCTGCTTTTCAGCAGGGTTTCCAGCATCCCGACGATCTCCTCGATTTCGATGCGGGTCGCTTCGAGCGCATCGGCGGTCTTGTCGTCGATCCCGGCTTCGAAAATCATGTTGTCGAAATAGCCGTTCACCGCCGCGAAGGCCGTCATCTCGTCGGAAAGGATGTCCCAGGCTCCCAGCGAGTGGGTCAGGGTCAGAGGCGGGTTTGAGAAAAAGACGTGGCTGATATGGGTGAACGCGGACAAGGCCTTGAGCTTCGCCCTGATGACCCATTGCTTGAAGCCGGTCGGCAGGCTCTTCTCGACCCGCGGGAACCTGTCCTCGACCGTGAAGATCAGGCTCTGGATTCCAAGGTAGTTTTCCCGGACCTTCTTGTAATGCAGGAACGTCTTGATGGCGCCGCCATTGGACTGGCGCTGAAGATCGGTGATGTCGGCGGCCAGGGTGCGCGCCATCCCGATGACGATCTGGACATCCTTGGGATTGGCTGAGATCGACATGTCCGTCACGTTGGGTCCGCTGCCTCCAGGGGTGGGTCCGAAGCTATCACACCGGTGGAAGATCCGGAACAGGACGGAATACCACCAAGGCGCCGATCCCTTCGTTCGGATGCTCCGGCCGCCGTCGTGATGATCGATCGTCGAGCTTCCCCGCACAATTAAGACAAAAGGCGGGATTCCGCCGCCCTTGCCCACGCAATCCCGCCGTGCGTCGCCATGCGCTTCCGGCCGCTGCTGTCCGGCTTCGGACCGGCTTGGCCAATCTTGCCGTTGGCACGCTGTTCAGCGTCGCCTAAGCTGCATCCGGAAGTACTTCAGCACGGTAAGGGCAGCACGGGAAAGGCGCGCCATGACGGACCGGGAGGAGACCGTCCTGATCGACGGCAGGACCAAGGGCATCCCGCCGGGCCAGGAGCCGTTCGCGCTCGCCGGGATCGGCCGCAAGGGCTGGAACGTGCTGCGGGAGGACATGGTCCTGCCCCTAGCCGTGCTGAAGTCGACCGCCCTGGACCATAACGGCCGGTGGATGCGCAGCTTCCTCGACCTGACCGGGACCGCGCTGGCCCCTCACGGCAAGACGACGATGAGCCCCGACCTGTTCGCCCGGCAGTTCGCCGACGGCGCCTGGGGGCTGACCCTGGCGACGGTGCAGCAGGTCCGTGTCGCCCGCGCCGCCGGGATCGCCCGGATCGTCCTCGCCAACCAGCTGGTCGGCCGCCAGGCGATCGGCTACGTCGCCGCCGAGCTGGCGGCGGACGACGGATTCGACTTCTACTGCCTGGTCGATTCGATCAAGGGCGTGGAACAGCTCGCCGCCGGTCTCGGGGCGAGCGCCCCCGGGCGGCCGCTCCAGGTCATGGTCGAGGTGGGTGCCGCCGGAGGCCGCACCGGCTGCCGCAGCGACGAGGCCGCGCTCGACGTCGCGCGCGCCGTGAAGCGGGCGGAACCGCTTCTGGTCCTGCGCGGGGTGGAAGGCTACGAGGGCATGGTGCGGGGCGACGGCGACCGTGACGGGGCGATCCGGTCCTATATCGACCGCATCGCCGCCGTCGCGGCCGCCTGCGAGGCGGAAGGCCTGTTCGGGCCCGGACCGGTGATCCTGAGCGCCGGCGGCTCCGCCTTCTACGACATGGTGGCGGAGCGCCTGGGCTCGGCGGAACTGGGTCGGGAAACCTTGGTCCTGCTGCGGTCCGGCTGCTACCTGACCCATGACAGCAGTTCCTACGCGGCGCTGTTCGAGCAGGTCCGCCAGCGCATGCCCGAGGTGGACGGCCTCGGACCCGGGCCCGCCGCGGCGCTGGAGGTATGGGCTTACGTGCAAAGTCGGCCGCAGCCCGACAAGGCGATCCTGACGGTCGGCAAGCGCGACATCTCCCACGATGCCGGAATGCCGGTCCCCGCCCTGTGGTTCCGGCCGGGACGGCACGACGCTCCTGCGGCCATGCCGCACGGCGCCGTGGTGACGGAACTGAACGACCAGCACGCGCACCTGTCGATATCGCCGGACTCGGACCTTCGGGTCGGCGACATGGTGGCCTTGGGCGTCTCGCATCCCTGCACCACGTTCGACAAATGGCGGGTGCTGTACGTCGTGGATGACCGGTACGACGTCGTCTCCGCCGTCACGACCTGGTTCTGACCCGGCCAAAGGGACAAATCCAACGTTTCTCCATTGCCAAGCGGCGGCAGCTGGCCCTATGTTCCAGTGTTTTGCGAATAGCTCTCATTCGCGGATATGGGGAAGGCATCGGAACGATGGCTGGTTCGAAGGTCAAGATCTGGGTCGGGCTGGGGACATATGTGCTGGCCAGCAGCGTCGGCGCCGCCGCCTGGGCGGAAGCTCCCAAGGCCGATCACCACGGCAAGCACGGCGTGCAGGTTGCCCAGGCGACCCACGGCCATGGTGGCGAGGGGGGAGAAGGCGGCGAAGGGGGTGAGGGCGGCGAAGGCGGCGAGGCCGGTTCCGACGCGCTCGCCGGGCTGGATGCGGACCAGGCCTATCTGGCGAACATCGCCATGATCCGGGGCCACCTGAACGTCGGCAACGAACTGTATGCCAAGGGCCGCCCCAACGACGCCCTGCCGCACTTCCTGCACCCGGTCGAGGAGCTGTACGGCGAGCTCGATTCGGTGATCAAGGAGAAGAGCGTCTCGCCGTTCAAGGCCGATCTCGACAAGCTGTCCGGCATGGTCAAGCGGAAGGCCCCCGTATCGGAGGTCCAGGCCCAGACCGAGGTCGTCCTGACCCGGCTGACCGACGCGACCGCCGCCGTTCCGGCCGCCAAGCAGACCGACCCGGCCTTCGCCCTGCCGATCGTGATCGGCGTGCTGCGCACCGCGGCGGATGAGTACGCGGCGGCCTTCGAGGGCGAGTCGATCGCCAACCCGGTGGAGTACCAGGATTCGCTGGGCTTCGCCCGCGTCGCCAACGCCTCGGTCGAGTTGCTGACCCCCGCCTTGACCGCCAAGGACGCCGATGCCGCGAACACGCTGCGGCAGGAGATGAACACCCTTCTCCAGGCGTGGCCGTCGGTCGTGCCCGAGCGCAAGGCGGCCATGAGCGCTTCGGAAGTCTCCGGCCTCGTGTCCCGCATCGAGTTCGCGTCGGCCCGGCTGCGCTGAGCGACCGGCACCGGGCGGTGGAGAAGCCATCATGATACTTTGCATCGCACAGGTCCTGCCGCCCGACCTGCTGGAGGACGTCGTCCGCCGCCTGGAGGATGCGCGCTTCGTCGACGGCGCGCGGACCGCCGGCTGGCACGCCAGGCTGGTCAAGGCGAACGAGCAGCTGTCGCCGGCCGACGCAGCCCATGCCGACCTGATCCGTCGCATCAACGCGGCGATCGAGGGTCATCAGCTGTTCCAGATCGCGGCACGCCCCAAGGCGGTCCGGCCGGTCATGATCAGCCGCTACACCGAGGGCATGGAATACGGGACCCATGTGGATGACGCCATGATGGGCGGCATCCGCACCGACGTCTCCTTCACTCTGTTCCTCGGCGATCCCGCGTCCTACGACGGCGGGGAACTTGTGATGGAGGGGACCGGCGGCGAGCAGGCCTACAAGCTCGACGCCGGCTCCATGATCCTCTACCCGTCCGGCGCGCTGCACCGGGTCGAGCCGGTCACCCGGGGCGCCCGCTTCGCCGCGGTCGGCTGGGCGCAGAGCCTGGTGCGCGATCCCGGGAAGCGGGAGATCCTGTTCGACCTGGACACCGCGCGCCGCGCGATCTTCCGGCAGCAGGGCAAGACGGCGGAGTTCGACCTGATCTCCAAGAGCACCGCCAACCTGATGCGGCTCTGGGCGGAGTCCTGACCGTGCTCACCGGGCCAGGTGGCCGTAAGCCGGCTCGGTCGCGATCCGGGAATCCTCGATCGCCGTGCCGACGGTGAAGTGGTAGAGGCTCTGCCACGCCAAGGCCTTGCCGTCGATCCCCAGGGTTTCATGCACCGCGTCGTCGAAGTAGCAGCCGATCCCGGTGCCCGATACCCCCGCGGCGGTCGCTTCCAGATACAGCACCTGGCCGATCAATCCGGCTTCCCAGAACAGGCGCCGATAGGCCCAGGGGCCTTCCTCGTCCAGCGTGCGCCCGAACTCCGCGACCATGCCGAGGCTGAACGCTCCCTTGCCCGCGATGGCCTGAAGGCAGCTGAGCTGCGAAGCGCGCTTTTCCAGGTCGCCGCGTGCAAGCAGGAAAAGCGGCAGGCCGCTCTGCTCCCCCGCCGGCTGCCAGAGGAAGGAGGCATCGCAGGCGGCCTTCAGCTCGGAGAACGAATCCGGGTCCCGGATCAGGGCGTACAGCCCGCGCTCCATCCCCTCGACCCGATGGACGAACAGGAAGAGCGCGATCCGCGCCGGCCAGGGGAAGCCGGTCCAGGGGACGTGCCGGGCATCGGGCAATGTCGCCGCGAGCATGCCGTCCAAGGCCTCCCGCGGAAGGCTCTTCGAAGCATCCATGCGCATGACGCTGCGCCGGCGTCGGATCACGGCGCCGGCGACCTCCCCCGACACCGGAACCGGCGGTCCCGGGACCGGCCGTGGATCCCGTGCATCGCCCGCCGGCTTGGCCGTGAAACGCAGGGCCAAATCCACCGCCGGCCAGGGATCGTGGTCGTCGCTCAGGCGGTTGGCCTGCCCGTACCAGGTCCCGCCGGGATGCTGCGGAAGGATCGCGGCGCAGGGGCCGGGATGGACAAGGGCCAGCAGGTCGGGGTGCTCGCGTTCGAACCGATGTCCGGCGTCCTCGCGGTGCAGCCCAAGCCACTCCGCGACCTCGGCGTCGCCCGGCCGGGCCAGGACGGTCAGGCGCCAGCCAAGGCAGGCGGCGGCGTAGGCCAGCGATCCGACGGCGTGGCCGACATCATGCTGACAATACCGGAAAGCCCTCTCGCCATACTTCCATGCTTCCCGCCAGGCGACCGAGGAGAGCCCGACCATGAAGCCGCCGGGCGGCAGTTCGGGTACGGTCCCGAAGACGCAGCGCTCTTCCAGCGCGTGGGCCGCGACCGCGTAGTGGTACAGCGCCGAGGCCTCGCCGATGCCGGGAAGGGGCGGCAGGACGACGTATCCTTCGGTCGGATGCAGGTTGCCGCTGGACGGGTTGTTGCGCACGGCCCACCGGGCACCGTCGACCGCCTTCCAGGCGCTCACCCCCAGCGCCAGTTCCAGGAACAGTCCGAGCGACCCGATGTCCAGGCGCTGCGGCGGAACGCCGTCCCACCGGCCGAACGGCGGCGTCCGCCGGTCCAGTTCCAGAGGCAGGACGACCAAACGGGCGCCGTGGAAGCGGCGGAAGGGGTCGGGTTGCGACTCCCAATCCAGGAAGGCCGGGCCGAGCGCATACCGGTGCGGCGCATGCTTGGTGCGCCGATGATATCCCCTGATGTCGCGCGGCAGGCTGTCTTCGGGCGCGCCCATGGCGGAATCCTCGTCCGGGGGAGCCGGGGCCGTCCCGGGATGCGGGACGGCCCCGGTTCGCCGGATCAGACCGCGTCGGCCAGGGTCGACCGGGCGAGCTGGAGGGCTTCGCCGATCGCCTCGACCTGCTCGCGGGTCAGGTTCACCAGCCGCTCGGTGACAGGCTGCGGCGGGTCCTGGGTCAGCGCCAGATTCTCGAAAGCCGCGAGGATCTTCAGGGCTTCGGACTGGAGCAGTTCCAGGTGCTCGATTCGCTCAAGGGGGGTCCTGTTCATCATGCCGCTCCGTCATGCTGGGGTCTGGGTCGTGGAGATATGACGTGATGCCGTCCGCCCCGTACTTTAGTCATATTGCGCCGGCTTCGCGCCACGCTTTTCGACGGCGCTCCTTGCAATTGGCGCCTTGCACCGGGAGAGTGCCCGAAAGCGCGGCGGATGCCGGGCAGGAGACGCAGA is a genomic window containing:
- a CDS encoding PAS domain S-box protein produces the protein MVANAVQAGVILDLSAVLTAFFAAMPAMLFAVMRCRMGRMLIDEQVLGQTSEILESVGDAFYAVDRHFRFTYLNRKALEQIGRPRGQLIGRPFLDVFPQAEGSGLHDSCIQVMRDGKAREFVGVSPILKRWKSYLVLPRPDGGLLVHSRDISAQKAAEAAMHESEKRLRLAAHAARFGTYDWDVANGLLFWSPESHAIHGFHCSGSIVCEQAFRLIHPEDRGRVAVAVERGLDPGGTGFWSIDYRIVRPDGQTRWINAQSHVVFEGERGDRKAIRVIGTLQDVTDRKAAQQALLSERMRFKTVVEHVPVGLLLVEVPSGRTLVGNRQAERITGCRIPENPDVWLLERWKGYDENGREIAADDQPLAITMATGEPAELTALSPRDDGSIAWLRITSAPIRDPDGTVTGIVVTIVDIDAERRGADTLRDSEARLRRAVENAPFPVMVHAEDGTVVHLSRAWLSITGYAAEDLRTMAGWTRLAYGDGADPVMARVRSLFQQDCPIDERENVVRTADGSRRTWSFRSAPIGRDIDGRRLVVTMAVDLTERKENEARLHLLMREVDHRAKNVLAVVQSILHLTRAEDPADFTAAIEGRLAAMARAHTLLAASRWSGADLAALIVDELAPFASVGRIAVQGPAVSIAAEAAQAVAMCLHELSTNAAKYGALSAPAGRLELTWRMEGQEGGLVLDWRETGGPPVAPPERAGFGSMVLRQTVESQLGGELVLDWNPAGLCCRIALPADCFSVAAAAEPMSEAVDQGAAAKRAGPGARVLVVEDEALTALAMEQVLLDAGLAVLGPVGRVEDALELLGETVPDVAVLDVNLFGRTVFPVAERLQALGVPFLFCSGYSRLDDISDKLRQVPLLAKPVLADHLIATLSDLMAKYEAKVS
- a CDS encoding amino acid deaminase → MTDREETVLIDGRTKGIPPGQEPFALAGIGRKGWNVLREDMVLPLAVLKSTALDHNGRWMRSFLDLTGTALAPHGKTTMSPDLFARQFADGAWGLTLATVQQVRVARAAGIARIVLANQLVGRQAIGYVAAELAADDGFDFYCLVDSIKGVEQLAAGLGASAPGRPLQVMVEVGAAGGRTGCRSDEAALDVARAVKRAEPLLVLRGVEGYEGMVRGDGDRDGAIRSYIDRIAAVAAACEAEGLFGPGPVILSAGGSAFYDMVAERLGSAELGRETLVLLRSGCYLTHDSSSYAALFEQVRQRMPEVDGLGPGPAAALEVWAYVQSRPQPDKAILTVGKRDISHDAGMPVPALWFRPGRHDAPAAMPHGAVVTELNDQHAHLSISPDSDLRVGDMVALGVSHPCTTFDKWRVLYVVDDRYDVVSAVTTWF
- a CDS encoding Fe2+-dependent dioxygenase, with product MILCIAQVLPPDLLEDVVRRLEDARFVDGARTAGWHARLVKANEQLSPADAAHADLIRRINAAIEGHQLFQIAARPKAVRPVMISRYTEGMEYGTHVDDAMMGGIRTDVSFTLFLGDPASYDGGELVMEGTGGEQAYKLDAGSMILYPSGALHRVEPVTRGARFAAVGWAQSLVRDPGKREILFDLDTARRAIFRQQGKTAEFDLISKSTANLMRLWAES
- a CDS encoding SagB/ThcOx family dehydrogenase, which produces MGAPEDSLPRDIRGYHRRTKHAPHRYALGPAFLDWESQPDPFRRFHGARLVVLPLELDRRTPPFGRWDGVPPQRLDIGSLGLFLELALGVSAWKAVDGARWAVRNNPSSGNLHPTEGYVVLPPLPGIGEASALYHYAVAAHALEERCVFGTVPELPPGGFMVGLSSVAWREAWKYGERAFRYCQHDVGHAVGSLAYAAACLGWRLTVLARPGDAEVAEWLGLHREDAGHRFEREHPDLLALVHPGPCAAILPQHPGGTWYGQANRLSDDHDPWPAVDLALRFTAKPAGDARDPRPVPGPPVPVSGEVAGAVIRRRRSVMRMDASKSLPREALDGMLAATLPDARHVPWTGFPWPARIALFLFVHRVEGMERGLYALIRDPDSFSELKAACDASFLWQPAGEQSGLPLFLLARGDLEKRASQLSCLQAIAGKGAFSLGMVAEFGRTLDEEGPWAYRRLFWEAGLIGQVLYLEATAAGVSGTGIGCYFDDAVHETLGIDGKALAWQSLYHFTVGTAIEDSRIATEPAYGHLAR